One part of the Tunicatimonas pelagia genome encodes these proteins:
- a CDS encoding 3-keto-disaccharide hydrolase, translated as MKISNYWLNGLFSLTLFGLVACGGASEQTAESEETPTETTSADEGWVTMFTTDTKDGWTQLNGQANYEIKDGVVIGTTKAGEPNSFLATEKMYDDFILEYEVMVDTALNSGVQIRSGQYEKDSTYMAKNGEGEMVERKREKGRVRGYQIEIDPSPRAYSGGVYDEARRGWLQDLSENEAAQNAFKRDDWNKFRVEAMGDTIRTYVNGVSAAEVVDDMDASGFIALQVHSIRTDDTLKVMWRNIRIKEM; from the coding sequence ATGAAAATCAGTAATTATTGGCTCAACGGTTTATTTAGCTTAACTCTATTTGGTCTAGTTGCTTGCGGCGGTGCATCCGAACAAACGGCTGAATCCGAAGAAACTCCCACTGAAACCACTTCGGCTGATGAGGGTTGGGTAACCATGTTTACCACCGATACTAAAGACGGTTGGACGCAACTCAATGGTCAGGCTAACTACGAAATTAAAGACGGAGTAGTGATTGGAACGACTAAAGCCGGTGAGCCTAACAGTTTTTTAGCTACCGAAAAAATGTACGACGATTTTATTCTGGAATACGAAGTGATGGTAGATACCGCTCTCAATTCCGGAGTACAAATCCGCAGTGGTCAGTACGAGAAAGACAGCACGTATATGGCTAAAAATGGTGAAGGGGAAATGGTAGAGCGTAAGCGCGAGAAAGGTCGGGTGCGCGGTTATCAGATAGAAATTGACCCTTCGCCCCGCGCTTACAGTGGCGGAGTATACGACGAAGCCCGTCGTGGTTGGTTACAAGATTTATCCGAGAACGAGGCTGCCCAGAATGCTTTTAAGCGCGACGACTGGAACAAATTTCGGGTAGAAGCCATGGGCGATACCATCCGCACCTATGTCAACGGTGTGTCAGCCGCAGAAGTAGTAGACGATATGGACGCTAGTGGCTTTATTGCCCTACAAGTGCATTCTATCCGAACAGATGACACTCTGAAAGTGATGTGGCGCAACATCCGTATTAAAGAAATGTAG
- a CDS encoding alpha-L-rhamnosidase, with protein sequence MLPINRSFWAFPLLFFPIWLYCSSTRAQTLAVEDLRCEYLANPLGIDLKEPRLAWKLQSSVPDTRQTAYRILVASSPETLAKNQGNLWDSNRVPSEESRHITYAGSPLSSRQRCYWKVKVWDNHGNESAWSTPAYWEMALLDSTDWQARWIRHPDFMDTLHESKPAPYFRKTFRIENLPTKARAYVTGLGYFELYINGQKVGDHLLDPVKTRYDKSVRYLTHDITNLLRAGENTVGMVLGTGWYNHFADAVWGFNQAPWRSYPEALCQLEITDDSGSIQRIASDESWKTTTQGPVRFDGIRNGETYDAQLEMFGWSDPWLDDSSWENVVIGSGPKGQLRAQMIPPIKAQQEIRPVSVEEVQPGVWVFDLGQNIAGFSRLKVAGPKGTEVSMKMGEKRFSDGTVEQKQILRFLKSGDAQTDRYILKGEGVEVWGPRFVYHGFQYVEVRGLPTPPTNETITGVVLYTDFDQTGSFTCSDPQLNQTQQNMHWAFVGNYHGLPTDCPHREKIGWTGDAQLVAETGLFNYDMVRSYLKWLDDFVDEQQENGDLPGVIPSSGWGYEHGKDPELRSLGYGPQWEGALVQITWDLYRFTGDPTILERYYPTIKKYLDHLIRNADNYTLNFGIDDHKPVETKTEGDILASGYLVGFTQIFSQMANVLNQPEDEQYYQQYSEKAKKAFNKHYFNAKTGSYGNSGQTSLALALYHKIVPEEKEELVLDNLLANIQQRNYHFDVGVVGLKYLFNVLREYGHSEALHRMVTQTDIPGFGYWLAQGANTLWQDWDGSMSLNHIMFGTVSEWFYESLAGIQIDEEQPGFRHFIIRPDMLPQLDWANGSVESPFGMISSSWEKAGEMTTMRVTVPPNAKATVYVPYQEGQTVKLNGEESAEGKTEEGRRIFEVASGNYVWEVE encoded by the coding sequence ACTTTTCTTTCCCATTTGGTTGTATTGTTCCTCGACCCGTGCCCAAACTTTAGCAGTAGAAGATTTGCGCTGCGAGTACTTGGCAAACCCATTAGGAATTGATCTCAAAGAACCTCGCCTGGCCTGGAAACTACAGTCAAGTGTGCCAGACACTCGACAAACAGCTTATCGTATTCTGGTAGCTTCTTCGCCTGAAACCCTAGCCAAGAACCAAGGCAACTTGTGGGACAGTAATCGCGTACCCTCGGAAGAATCGCGCCATATAACCTACGCAGGATCACCGCTCAGCTCTCGTCAGCGATGTTACTGGAAAGTAAAAGTGTGGGACAACCACGGCAACGAATCAGCCTGGAGCACTCCGGCGTACTGGGAAATGGCGTTGCTGGATTCAACCGACTGGCAAGCCCGGTGGATTCGCCATCCTGATTTTATGGATACACTGCACGAAAGCAAACCAGCTCCCTATTTCCGTAAGACTTTCCGCATTGAAAACCTTCCGACCAAAGCCCGCGCTTACGTTACCGGACTGGGTTATTTTGAACTATACATAAACGGACAAAAAGTAGGCGATCATTTGCTTGATCCGGTCAAGACCCGCTACGATAAGTCGGTGCGTTATTTGACCCACGATATTACCAATTTGCTGCGAGCCGGAGAGAACACGGTTGGTATGGTGCTTGGTACCGGTTGGTATAATCATTTTGCTGATGCGGTTTGGGGGTTTAACCAAGCACCTTGGCGCAGCTACCCCGAAGCACTCTGCCAATTGGAGATCACGGATGATTCGGGAAGTATTCAGCGCATAGCCTCAGACGAAAGCTGGAAAACCACAACCCAAGGTCCGGTTCGCTTTGATGGTATTCGGAACGGTGAAACCTACGATGCCCAACTGGAAATGTTCGGTTGGAGTGACCCTTGGCTCGATGATAGCTCCTGGGAAAACGTGGTGATTGGCTCGGGGCCAAAGGGACAACTACGAGCCCAGATGATTCCTCCCATTAAAGCCCAGCAGGAGATTCGCCCGGTTTCGGTAGAGGAAGTGCAACCGGGAGTGTGGGTGTTTGACCTGGGGCAAAATATTGCTGGATTCTCCCGGCTGAAGGTAGCGGGACCGAAGGGCACTGAAGTCAGTATGAAAATGGGCGAGAAACGATTTTCCGATGGAACGGTAGAGCAAAAGCAGATTCTACGTTTCCTGAAAAGCGGCGATGCTCAGACTGACCGCTATATTTTGAAGGGCGAAGGAGTAGAAGTGTGGGGACCTCGCTTCGTGTATCACGGCTTTCAGTACGTAGAAGTGCGCGGGTTGCCCACCCCACCGACCAACGAAACCATTACCGGAGTGGTACTGTATACTGACTTTGATCAGACTGGAAGTTTTACCTGCTCCGATCCTCAACTGAACCAAACCCAACAAAATATGCACTGGGCATTCGTCGGCAATTATCACGGACTACCCACCGATTGCCCCCACCGGGAAAAGATTGGCTGGACGGGCGACGCCCAACTGGTAGCCGAAACCGGACTATTCAACTACGATATGGTGCGCTCGTACCTAAAGTGGCTGGATGATTTTGTGGATGAACAACAAGAAAATGGCGACTTACCCGGGGTTATTCCCAGCAGTGGCTGGGGTTACGAACACGGAAAAGATCCTGAGTTACGCTCGCTCGGCTACGGCCCACAGTGGGAAGGGGCTTTAGTACAAATCACCTGGGATTTATACCGCTTTACTGGCGATCCCACTATTCTGGAACGTTACTACCCTACCATTAAAAAGTATCTAGATCATCTGATTCGCAACGCGGACAATTACACTTTAAACTTTGGTATTGATGACCATAAGCCGGTAGAAACCAAAACTGAGGGTGACATACTCGCCTCGGGCTATCTGGTAGGATTCACCCAAATATTTTCTCAGATGGCGAACGTCTTAAATCAGCCTGAAGACGAACAATATTATCAACAGTATTCTGAAAAGGCGAAGAAGGCATTCAACAAACATTATTTCAACGCAAAAACCGGAAGTTACGGCAACAGTGGGCAGACTTCGCTGGCACTGGCACTTTACCACAAGATTGTCCCCGAAGAGAAGGAAGAACTAGTTCTTGATAATCTTCTCGCCAATATTCAGCAGCGCAACTACCACTTTGATGTGGGCGTGGTTGGGCTGAAATATTTGTTTAACGTACTGCGGGAATACGGTCATTCTGAAGCGTTGCATCGCATGGTAACTCAAACCGATATACCCGGTTTTGGCTATTGGTTAGCGCAGGGAGCCAATACGCTTTGGCAAGACTGGGATGGCTCCATGTCACTCAACCATATTATGTTTGGTACGGTAAGCGAATGGTTTTACGAGTCGCTGGCGGGCATTCAGATTGATGAAGAGCAACCCGGATTTCGTCACTTCATTATCCGCCCAGATATGCTACCTCAGTTAGACTGGGCGAATGGCAGTGTAGAAAGTCCGTTCGGTATGATTAGTTCTTCCTGGGAAAAAGCAGGTGAGATGACAACTATGCGAGTTACGGTTCCGCCCAATGCAAAGGCTACAGTATACGTTCCCTATCAAGAAGGTCAAACCGTAAAGCTTAACGGTGAGGAGAGCGCAGAAGGAAAAACTGAGGAAGGGCGCCGTATTTTTGAAGTAGCTTCCGGCAACTACGTGTGGGAAGTAGAATAG